The proteins below are encoded in one region of Helianthus annuus cultivar XRQ/B chromosome 2, HanXRQr2.0-SUNRISE, whole genome shotgun sequence:
- the LOC110891049 gene encoding SH3 domain-containing protein C23A1.17-like — MASSDSGVSDASDPRTYTSDDEMDTDSGVFTSDYTSTDEDDFQPFALPDFGDDIPLADGPPGEDLPLVPVPAPLPFAAVPLGEQLLDAIPDDDIDLLIEGPPEGDQDGGAPMEGGVQPVDIPVVDPVVPIVELPDMEVQPDSSASDSFESVASHIPPLGFGYIPRRDADEEMEIEQPAEVPAHPDDPIPAVLADYQPAPVVSEPVPVTDLVPFSDAPVVAPPAVGIPDLAPIPDPMAIFDDLAPFATHMDPRYANSSNGWIEDDDYPAYVVPVTPPPAPVTVPFDAPLFPSSTSDAYRTDLPITFIQDIPPPQPGEGSSSQLFGHTPFMPEVSQFLPQVPYSDFVPPVSLPAPLETQLPYVTSQFAPTPPATLLAPAPMDEPFLRLVPHVMPVSDPSHPFQVGYSVEDTLASLQSRRDALRQCVQQLERTPHPHCPCQALFSASHTSFPPSQESDVASVLRFAYALEEDLMQLRRLILSRFSPPPPPPSV; from the coding sequence atggcatcATCCGATAGCGGAGTATCCGATGCGAGTGACCCGAGGACTTATACCTCTGATGACGAGATGGATACCGATTCAGGCGTTTTcacctcagactacacgagcacaGATGAGGACGACTTTCAGCCTTTTGCCCTACCAGACTTCGGAGATGATATACCCTTAGCTGATGGTCCACCAGGGGAGGACCTACCCCTTGTTCCGGTCCCTGCCCCTCTTCCGTTTGCTGCCGTTCCCTTGGGGGAACAGCTCCTCGACGCGATACCTGATGATGACATCGACCTACTCAtcgagggtcccccggagggagACCAGGATGGTGGGGCCCCGATGGAGGGCGGTGTTCAGCCTGTTGATATTCCTGTTGTTGATCCTGTTGTCCCCATAGTCGAGCTTCCTGATATGGAGGTTCAACCTGATTCATCCGCTTCAGATTCTTTTGAGTCTGTAGCTTCTCATATCCCACCATTGGGATTCGGTTACATCCCTCGCAGGGACGCTGATGAGGAGATGGAGATTGAGCAGCCTGCTGAGGTTCCCGCTCACCCAGATGATCCGATTCCAGCCGTGCTTGCCGATTATCAGCCTGCTCCAGTTGTTTCCGAGCCTGTTCCTGTCACTGATCTTGTTCCTTTTTCTGACGCACCCGTTGTTGCACCACCAGCTGTTGGGATCCCCGATTTAGCACCCATACCTGATCCCATGGCGATATTCGATGATCTTGCCCCGTTTGCTACACACATGGACCCGAGGTACGCCAACTCCAGCAATGGATGGATCGAGGATGATGACTACCCAGCATACGTGGTCCCAGTCACTCCCCCTCCTGCACCTGTCACTGTACCCTTCGATGCCCCCTTGTTTCCTTCGTCCACTTCCGATGCTTACCGCACCGACCTTCCTATCACCTTCATTCAGGACATTCCTCCGCCTCAACCTGGGGAGGGATCGTCGAGCCAGCTTTTCGGGCACACCCCATTCATGCCAGAGGTTAGCCAGTTTTTACCGCAGGTCCCTTATTCAGACTTTGTTCCACCAGTGTCACTTCCTGCACCTCTCGAGACCCAGTTACCATATGTTACTTCACAGTTTGCACCTACCCCACCTGCTACACTCTTGGCTCCAGCCCCGATGGATGAGCCCTTCCTTCGGTTAGTACCCCACGTCATGCCTGTATCCGACCCTTCCCATCCATTCCAGGTCGGATACTCTGTAGAGGACACGCTCGCGTCACTGCAGTCACGGCGGGACGCCTTGAGACAGTGTGTCCAGCAATTGGAGAGGACTCCACATCCCCATTGTCCCTGCCAGGCTCTGTTTTCAGCATCCCACACATCTTTTCCTCCGTCTCAGGAGTCAGATGTTGCTTCCGTGTTGCGTTTTGCCTATGCACTCGAGGAGGACTTGATGCAGTTGCGCCGATTGATTCTTTCTCGTttctctcctcctcctcctccaccgtcAGTTTAG